The Acomys russatus chromosome 18, mAcoRus1.1, whole genome shotgun sequence genome includes a region encoding these proteins:
- the LOC127202111 gene encoding L-gulonolactone oxidase, translating into MVHGYKGVRFQNWAKTYGCSPEMYYQPTSMEEVREVLALARQQNKRVKVVGGGHSPSDIACTDGFMIHMGKMNRILQVDQEKKQVTVEAGVLLADLHPQLEKHGLALSNLGAVSDVTVAGVIGSGTHNTGIKHGILATQVVALTLMTADGTVLECSESSNADVFQAARVHLGCLGVILTITLQCVPQFHLQETSFPSTLKEVLDNLDSHLKKSEYFRFLWFPHSENVSIIYQDHTDKAPSSASNWFWDYAVGFYLLEFLLWISTFVPYLVGWINRFFFWLLFNRKKESSNLSHKIFTYECRFKQHVQDWAIPREKTKEALLELKAMLEAHPKVVAHFPVEVRFTRGDEILLSPCFQRDSCYMNIIMYRPYGKDVPRLDYWVAYETIMKKFGGRPHWAKAHNCTRKDFEKMYPAFRKFCDIRERLDPTGMFLNSYLEKVFY; encoded by the exons ATG GTCCACGGGTACAAGGGAGTCCGGTTCCAAAACTGGGCAAAGACCTACGGCTGCAGCCCAGAGATGTACTACCAGCCCACATCAATGGAGGAGGTCAGAGAG GTGCTAGCCCTGGCTCGGCAGCAGAACAAGAGAGTGAAGGTGGTGGGTGGTGGCCACTCCCCCTCGGACATCGCCTGTACGGATGGCTTCATGATCCACATGGGCAAGATGAACCGTATTCTCCAG GTGGACCAGGAGAAGAAGCAGGTGACAGTAGAAGCGGGTGTCCTCCTGGCTGACCTGCACCCGCAGCTGGAAAAGCATGGCCTGGCCCTGTCTAA TCTGGGAGCGGTGTCTGATGTGACAGTTGCTGGCGTCATTGGGTCCGGAACACATAACACAGGAATCAAGCACGGCATCCTGGCCACCCAG GTGGTGGCTCTGACCCTGATGACAGCTGATGGAACAGTTCTGGAATGTTCTGAGTCAAGCAATGCAGATGTGTTCCAGGCTGCAAGGGTGCACCTGGGCTGTCTGGGTGTCATCCTCACCATCACCCTGCAGTGCGTGCCACAGTTCCACCTGCAGGAGAcatcctttccttccaccctcaAAGAG GTCCTCGACAACCTGGACAGCCACCTGAAGAAGTCAGAGTACTTCCGTTTCCTCTGGTTTCCTCACAGTGAGAACGTCAGCATCATCTACCAAGACCACACCGACAAG GCCCCCTCCTCTGCGTCTAACTGGTTTTGGGACTACGCTGTCGGGTTCTACCTACTGGAGTTCTTGCTCTGGATCAG CACCTTTGTGCCGTACCTGGTGGGCTGGATCAACCGCTTCTTCTTCTGGCTGCTGTTCAACCGCAAGAAAGAGAGCAGCAACCTCAGCCACAAGATCTTTACCTACGAGTGTCGCTTCAAGCAGCATGTCCAAGACTGGGCCATCCCCAG GGAGAAGACCAAGGAGGCCCTGTTGGAGCTCAAGGCCATGCTGGAGGCACACCCCAAAGTGGTGGCCCACTTCCCCGTGGAGGTGCGCTTCACCCGAGGTGATGAGATCCTGCTGAGCCCCTGCTTCCAGAGGGACAGCTGCTACATGAACATCATCATGTACAG gCCCTACGGCAAGGACGTGCCTAGGCTGGACTACTGGGTAGCCTATGAGACCATCATGAAGAAGTTTGGAGGCAGGCCCCACTGGGCAAAG GCCCACAATTGCACCAGGAAGGACTTTGAGAAAATGTACCCTGCCTTTCGCAAGTTCTGTGACATCCGGGAGAGGCTGGACCCCACTGGAATGTTCTTAAATTCGTACCTGGAGAAGGTGTTTTACTGA